The window ATGCATGTGGTACCACTGCTACCAAAGTACATGCCAGTTCAATTGCTACATCCTGGTGCTAATTTAGAAGTAATTAAGGGCtctaaaaacaataattattgcctgtTGTTATAACATGTTAGGTATATGTACTGCAAATATTCACTATTGCATTCCTGACCCATTTCCCGACCCATTGTGACACTACAACCCTTCATAGCTTACttccatatagcgggtattttcGGGGGGAAAATAGTTTGTGGTTGAATCCCTGAATATTTGCACCACAAAAAATGTTTCCCAAAATAAATATGTATCCCACGAACTGACTAAATATTGTTCAACCACGAATGCCCTGGAAATTACCCACTAAACTAAGCAGTACTGCTATTTTCCTTCAGTAGATCTCTTACTAGTGGGTCTCTATCAGACGGCTCCTCCTTGGATTGGGGTGGTGGTTGCGTGACAGTAGTCGTGTGCTCAGGAACAGTTAATGACGGACGACTGATTCTCAGATGAGTGGAGTTGACAGGAAGTTGAATTATCATGTCTCCTCGAATCGCTTTATGTGGGCAGACAACTGTCTGTGTGTaaaatgtacataattatgtgagaaAACTGGCAAGATCTGTACAgaaaaacatttttggatCTACACACGTGTACCCAAATATCACAGGCCTGAATTCAGGCAATTGTTTAGTAACACGTAAGTCAATTGATAACGATGTTGATAATCATGGGCTCTCATGATCAATGCAATTAAGTTCTAATTAAGTCATCCACAGTTCTATGAATGCTCAGCCCACCAAATAACTAACTAATGGTGTACCTGGTGTCCACAGCTGTCACAGAGCTGGGCCTCTTTCAGAGAGTAGTAACTGCCACCGCCATCACTAGAGGAGTGCACCTACACAGTCACACAAgtacatacactgtaacaCAGGATAGAAAAGCAACAGAATAGGGATGTAGTGTCATCACTGATAGCACTAGATAGCAGTCAACACACGTACACCTACATgtgcacacactgtacattataAAGTAGATTATATAAATCAAGCAAAGCGGTCCCTACTGcctaacatgtacatgtagctatgatCATAAACATTAGTGTAGCCTCTCTATCACAATTTATAAGCTGAAGCAAAGACTTCTTCCTGTAGTGGCTAGAGTTTGGCTGCTCACCATGATGGCGTACTTGCTTGTGACCTGCTGTTGTGGCACTAGAGGATTGTCCGGGTGTGCTGGGAGTACTAGGGCAGTGTTGGATGAGGCTTTTCCAAGCTTTTTCAGTTGACCTTGTCTCTCCACTAGGCACCGGCTGTGGTCCCCCAATAGCGTTAGctgaggggagggggagggggaggagtgAGTGAAAATAGTAGCATCAGGCTTTTTGTAGGTCTTACATTACACAAACCTGCATGCTGTTGCTGCTTAAAAGTGATTTAGAGGGTACAAAAGTATGTATTGTACGTACATAGTTTTCAGACTTTCAGTGTACAACTCACTTCTGTGGTGATCTCTGCAATATTCTGCCGGAAATTTTTTTTACTGCAGATCTATGTAAAGTTATAAAAATATATACAACAATGTACTGCTtatgacaatgtacatgtacgtaccactGTTGCTGGGAGAATCTGGTCACTCCGTTGCTCCCCAACTGTCAGGCTGTTGATCCACACATCATACTCTAGACAAATACTTAGTCAGTGACAGCTTTTGCTTGAGATTCTTGTCTTACCTTGTATGAGTAAATTTTGCATTCCCAGTAGCTGCTTCTTGAGTAGATTGGCCGAGGCTATTTGTTGCTCTAGCTCGGTCTGGATAtaaaatataaattatagttagAATTTTACTCAGTATAGTTCACAGTACAGTTGCAACCATAGAATACGTATGCTCACCTTAACATTAGCTTTGGTGATGGACTTCTTTTGCAGTTGTTTGGAGCTAGGACTAGAGAAAACTGTGAGGGGGAATCAATATAAAAAGTTGACGACACTTTGAGTAGACACTTGCCATCTTGGAGCTTGTCATAAGTGCCCTTGTACACACGCAGTCTTGCCTTGTCCTCTTTCAGTGTCCCTATAGTGCTCTGTGTACACAAAGCATTAAACAACATTTACAATGGCggcaaaaaaacaaaatacagcCTTTTCAATAGTCACCagataattatggttataAGCTAAGTTCGTATTAATGAAAGTGCGAATTACTCTCCCCAATGCATGCACCAAGGGCAATGAACTACGTTTTAAACTATTTACTTACTCGTACTCGTACTACAGGGCACTTACTTTGAAAGAGATCATTCTGAATTCTGCCTCTTGTCTGAGTCTCTCTTGGCCCCTCTGATGCTGCCCCTCCAGTTTCTGAAGCCTCTCATTCTCAGAACAGCACAGTCGAAAATCTGAGCTGAGTCTATGAATCTTGGCCTCCCTGTCCTTGATGTCATGACGACACGACTCAATCGTATTGGATGCCTTCTCAAGATCAGCCTCACACGTGTACAGTCTACAATGGAATTGTAGTGCAACCTCTACTGTGCACGTATGGTACTACGTGTTTACACATACTGAGTCACAAAAGCTAAACAACCAACGCAGATTATAAAAGCACAAGTAGACAGCAGTTATCATTACTAAACAAACTGTATGGATCGAGGCTTACTGTTCTTCCAGAGAGGATATTTCCGACTTGAGTTTGCTCATATCTGACGCTCTCTTGGACATGAGTTTTTGGGCAAGAACAAAGTAAGGCAAGGGTTGAGGGGAGCCCGGGTCCCTCTTGCTGGAACTGGTGTACTCACGACTGTATACTGCAGCTAGAGAGGGAAAGAATACCTTAAAACCAAAAAGGATAGTGGTGATGGTAGTGGTAGGGGGGGGATTCTTCTGCTCAGTACATACAATGACAGGAAGAATTGCTAACCCAGCTATACATGTTGTATGCACACAGAGAAAGAATATAATGTTTTATGCCTTAATCAATTAAGTGATAATTGCGTCAGTTGTTTTTAGTACTGAGATACAATTTACAGAAGCATGTAAATGCACAGACTCTgcgcgcgcgcgcacacacacacaacacacacacacacacaccaaacaGCTCATCTCTCAGCAGCCTCATGACTCTCTGGTACACGCCCAGGCTGGGAAGCACCTCATCTGAGGGGAATAACAGCAATGTCcgatgatacatgtacatgtacatctcaTAAAGTAGCACGAGGAAACAACTGATatattcacaataattatagaatacaTGGCATTGTGGTGTGGGGCTACGATGTTGTGTACCTAATATCTGGAAGCAAGTGTTGACCCTGGTATGGGTGAGCCCTGATCGCTTGGCTGGGCTCCCTTCCCCTCCAGCCAGCTCCGCCCCCTGAGGCAAGTGAGATAGCTCCTTAAGCAGCAGCTCATAGCGGAGAGCTGTTAATAGACGG of the Halichondria panicea chromosome 2, odHalPani1.1, whole genome shotgun sequence genome contains:
- the LOC135331042 gene encoding uncharacterized protein LOC135331042; amino-acid sequence: MQAQAKPLFSEEGKNLGKPGHSLALRYELLLKELSHLPQGAELAGGEGSPAKRSGLTHTRVNTCFQILDEVLPSLGVYQRVMRLLRDELFAAVYSREYTSSSKRDPGSPQPLPYFVLAQKLMSKRASDMSKLKSEISSLEEQLYTCEADLEKASNTIESCRHDIKDREAKIHRLSSDFRLCCSENERLQKLEGQHQRGQERLRQEAEFRMISFKSTIGTLKEDKARLRVYKGTYDKLQDVFSSPSSKQLQKKSITKANVKTELEQQIASANLLKKQLLGMQNLLIQEYDVWINSLTVGEQRSDQILPATVICSKKNFRQNIAEITTELTLLGDHSRCLVERQGQLKKLGKASSNTALVLPAHPDNPLVPQQQVTSKYAIMVHSSSDGGGSYYSLKEAQLCDSCGHQTVVCPHKAIRGDMIIQLPVNSTHLRISRPSLTVPEHTTTVTQPPPQSKEEPSDRDPLAPDLTKLWGLFRAKYPHFVSIVPRHLTSEAVLSLIEQFYGELFNQDGRAASGEDQDPSSLLDLLFQYLNERYHIHSIASQVTFDFLTALSEHHSHYTELSVLCSVLCGQVDGSTFRYFLLLANHINLLLTSSVHEVSPFFSILYPFLQDEDVEQLAMNFVAHGNNKISKQLIMEFFVRLLLRHKEPLVLMLEGKLMEVPTNKPEGMLEAEFAEAMEGLVPTVSDQLCKHLFLQCLMQYQADHNTRREHLPVKKLSYIAAYLYSLCIEKTVQDRVEELVVTMTAQEETSKGQGLRMTLKSVRVVAERVRALSLCMK